Proteins from one Oncorhynchus masou masou isolate Uvic2021 chromosome 12, UVic_Omas_1.1, whole genome shotgun sequence genomic window:
- the LOC135549621 gene encoding histone acetyltransferase KAT2B-like isoform X2, whose amino-acid sequence MSGSAGIQQGSPAIGAAGSAPAAPGAGGTEGSGATVGSARIAVKKAQLRSSPRPKKLEKLGVYSSCKAEGACKCNSWKSQNPPPTPPRTDQQPNTFNLQDPCRSCSHTLGDHVTHLENVSEEEMNRLLGIALDVEYLYTCVHKEEDADTKQVYFSLFKLLRKCILQMGRPVVEAQESPPFEKPSIEQGVNNFVQYKFSHLPSKERQTIVELAKMFLNQINYWQLETPSQRRQRAPADDAAGYKVNYTRWLCYCNVPQFCDSLPRYETTQIFGRTLLRSVFTVMRKQLLEQARQEKDKLPLEKRTLILTHFPKFLSMLEEEVYSHSSPIWSEEFLAGSSGEPIPIHTVISAPPVARPLYYNSSPVSVDPSSCGSVSPARKTASVLEPSPGGQKRKPSEPLPHEETKKLRIVGDIPMELINEVMATITDPASMLGPETSLLSAHSARDEAARLEERRGVIEFHVIGNSLNQKPNKRILMWLVGLQNVFSHQLPRMPKEYITRLVFDPKHKTLSLIKDGRVIGGICFRMFPSQSFTEIVFCAVTSNEQVKGYGTHLMNHLKEYHIKHDILNFLTYADEYAIGYFKKQGFSKDIKVPKAKYLGYIKDYEGATLMGCELNPSIPYTEFSVIIKKQKEIIKKLIERKQAQIRKVYPGLSCFKEGVRQIPIESIPGIQTGWKPVGKGKELKDPDQLYSTLKTILQHVKSHQNAWPFMEPVKKTEAPGYYQVIRFPMDLKTMSERLKSRYYTTRKLFMADMQRIFTNCREYNPPESQYYKCANLLEKFFYTKIKEAGLIEK is encoded by the exons ATGTCCGGGAGCGCAGGGATTCAGCAGGGCTCCCCGGCCATCGGTGCAGCGGGATCGGCGCCTGCGGCTCCGGGAGCCGGGGGAACCGAAGGTTCGGGCGCTACGGTAGGATCGGCACGAATCgccgtgaagaaggcgcagctcCGCTCCTCCCCGCGCCCGAAGAAACTGGAGAAGCTCGGAGTTTATTCATCTTGCAAG GCTGAGGGGGCCTGTAAGTGTAACAGCTGGAAGAGCCAGAACCCCCCTCCCACACCACCCCGTACAGACCAGCAGCCCAACACTTTCAACCTTCAGGACCCCTGCCGTAGCTGCTCTCATACACTGG GTGACCATGTAACCCACCTGGAGAACGTTTCAGAGGAGGAGATGAACAGGCTTCTGGGCATTGCTCTGGACGTGGAGTACCTGTACACATGTGTCCACAAAGAGGAGGATGCTGACACCAAACAAGTCTACTTCTCCCTCTTCAAG CTATTGAGGAAATGCATCCTTCAGATGGGCAGACCTGTGGTGGAGGCACAGGAGAGTCCTCCCTTTGAGAAACCTAGCATTGAACAG GGGGTGAATAACTTTGTCCAGTACAAGTTCAGCCATCTTCCCTCCAAGGAACGTCAGACCATCGTGGAGCTGGCCAAGATGTTCCTAAACCAGATCAACTACTGGCAGCTGGAGACACCCTCACAGAGACGACAGCGGGCCCCTGCTGATGATGCCGCCGGGTACAAAGTCAACTACACCAG ATGGCTGTGCTACTGCAACGTCCCTCAGTTCTGTGACAGTCTACCGCGGTACGAGACGACCCAAATCTTCGGTCGGACCCTGCTGCGCTCCGTCTTCACTGTAATGAGGAAACAGCTGCTAGAGCAGGCCAGGCAGGAGAAGGATAAGCTACCCCTGGAGAAACGCACTCTCATCCTCACACACTTCCCCAA GTTCCTGTCCatgctggaggaggaggtgtacaGTCACAGCTCTCCCATCTGGAGTGAAGAATTCCTGGCTGGATCCTCAGGAGAACCGATCCCCATCCatacag TGATCAGTGCGCCCCCGGTGGCCAGGCCTCTGTACTACAACTCCAGCCCAGTATCTGTGGACCCATCCAGCTGTGGCAGTGTCAGTCCTGCCAGGAAGACCGCCTCTGTTCTGGAACCCAGCCCAG GTGGGCAGAAGCGGAAGCCATCGGAGCCCCTCCCCCATGAGGAGACTAAGAAGCTCAGGATTGTCGGGGACATCCCCATGGAACTCATCAACGAAGTCATGGCAACCATCACCGACCCCGCCTCCATGCTGGGACCAGAG ACCAGTCTACTGTCGGCCCACTCGGCCCGTGATGAGGCGGCacgcctggaggagaggaggggggtgataGAGTTCCACGTCATTGGGAACTCCCTCAACCAGAAGCCCAACAAGAGGATCCTCATGTGGCTGGTGGGCCTCCAGAATGTCTTCTCTCACCAGCTGCCTCGCATGCCCAAAGAGTATATCACACGCCTCGTCTTTGACCC AAAGCACAAGACTCTGTCGCTGATCAAAGATGGCCGTGTGATCGGAGGGATCTGCTTCCGGATGTTCCCCTCACAGAGCTTCACAGAGATTGTATTCTGTGCAGTCACCTCCAACGAGCAGGTCAAG GGATACGGCACTCACCTGATGAACCATCTGAAGGAGTACCACATCAAGCACGACATCCTCAACTTCCTCACCTACGCAGACGAGTATGCCATTGGCTACTTCAAAAAGCAG ggcTTCTCTAAAGACATCAAGGTTCCCAAGGCCAAGTATCTGGGCTACATCAAAGACTATGAGGGAGCGACACTGATGGGCTGTGAGCTCAACCCCAGCATCCCTTACACGGAGTTCTCTGTCATTATCAAGAAGCAgaaagag ATCATAAAGAAACTGATAGAGAGGAAGCAAGCTCAGATCAGAAAGGTCTACCCAGGACTTTCCTGTTTTAAGGAAGGAGTTCGACAGATTCCCATCGAGAGCATTCCTGGAATAC AAACTGGATGGAAACCGGTGGGCAAAGG GAAAGAGCTGAAGGATCCAGATCAGCTGTACAGCACCCTGAAGACCATCCTACAACATGTTAAG AGTCACCAGAATGCCTGGCCGTTCATGGAACCAGTGAAGAAGACTGAGGCTCCTGGCTACTACCAAGTCATCCGCTTCCCCATGG acctgaagacgATGTCTGAGCGTCTGAAGAGCAGGTACTACACCACGCGGAAGCTCTTCATGGCCGACATGCAGCGTATCTTCACCAACTGTCGCGAGTACAACCCTCCAGAGAGCCAGTACTACAAGTGTGCCAACCTGCTAGAGAAGTTCTTCTACACCAAGATCAAGGAGGCAGGTCTCATTGAGAAGTGA
- the LOC135549621 gene encoding histone acetyltransferase KAT2B-like isoform X1 produces MSGSAGIQQGSPAIGAAGSAPAAPGAGGTEGSGATVGSARIAVKKAQLRSSPRPKKLEKLGVYSSCKAEGACKCNSWKSQNPPPTPPRTDQQPNTFNLQDPCRSCSHTLGDHVTHLENVSEEEMNRLLGIALDVEYLYTCVHKEEDADTKQVYFSLFKLLRKCILQMGRPVVEAQESPPFEKPSIEQGVNNFVQYKFSHLPSKERQTIVELAKMFLNQINYWQLETPSQRRQRAPADDAAGYKVNYTRWLCYCNVPQFCDSLPRYETTQIFGRTLLRSVFTVMRKQLLEQARQEKDKLPLEKRTLILTHFPKFLSMLEEEVYSHSSPIWSEEFLAGSSGEPIPIHTVISAPPVARPLYYNSSPVSVDPSSCGSVSPARKTASVLEPSPGGQKRKPSEPLPHEETKKLRIVGDIPMELINEVMATITDPASMLGPETSLLSAHSARDEAARLEERRGVIEFHVIGNSLNQKPNKRILMWLVGLQNVFSHQLPRMPKEYITRLVFDPKHKTLSLIKDGRVIGGICFRMFPSQSFTEIVFCAVTSNEQVKGYGTHLMNHLKEYHIKHDILNFLTYADEYAIGYFKKQGFSKDIKVPKAKYLGYIKDYEGATLMGCELNPSIPYTEFSVIIKKQKEIIKKLIERKQAQIRKVYPGLSCFKEGVRQIPIESIPGIRETGWKPVGKGKELKDPDQLYSTLKTILQHVKSHQNAWPFMEPVKKTEAPGYYQVIRFPMDLKTMSERLKSRYYTTRKLFMADMQRIFTNCREYNPPESQYYKCANLLEKFFYTKIKEAGLIEK; encoded by the exons ATGTCCGGGAGCGCAGGGATTCAGCAGGGCTCCCCGGCCATCGGTGCAGCGGGATCGGCGCCTGCGGCTCCGGGAGCCGGGGGAACCGAAGGTTCGGGCGCTACGGTAGGATCGGCACGAATCgccgtgaagaaggcgcagctcCGCTCCTCCCCGCGCCCGAAGAAACTGGAGAAGCTCGGAGTTTATTCATCTTGCAAG GCTGAGGGGGCCTGTAAGTGTAACAGCTGGAAGAGCCAGAACCCCCCTCCCACACCACCCCGTACAGACCAGCAGCCCAACACTTTCAACCTTCAGGACCCCTGCCGTAGCTGCTCTCATACACTGG GTGACCATGTAACCCACCTGGAGAACGTTTCAGAGGAGGAGATGAACAGGCTTCTGGGCATTGCTCTGGACGTGGAGTACCTGTACACATGTGTCCACAAAGAGGAGGATGCTGACACCAAACAAGTCTACTTCTCCCTCTTCAAG CTATTGAGGAAATGCATCCTTCAGATGGGCAGACCTGTGGTGGAGGCACAGGAGAGTCCTCCCTTTGAGAAACCTAGCATTGAACAG GGGGTGAATAACTTTGTCCAGTACAAGTTCAGCCATCTTCCCTCCAAGGAACGTCAGACCATCGTGGAGCTGGCCAAGATGTTCCTAAACCAGATCAACTACTGGCAGCTGGAGACACCCTCACAGAGACGACAGCGGGCCCCTGCTGATGATGCCGCCGGGTACAAAGTCAACTACACCAG ATGGCTGTGCTACTGCAACGTCCCTCAGTTCTGTGACAGTCTACCGCGGTACGAGACGACCCAAATCTTCGGTCGGACCCTGCTGCGCTCCGTCTTCACTGTAATGAGGAAACAGCTGCTAGAGCAGGCCAGGCAGGAGAAGGATAAGCTACCCCTGGAGAAACGCACTCTCATCCTCACACACTTCCCCAA GTTCCTGTCCatgctggaggaggaggtgtacaGTCACAGCTCTCCCATCTGGAGTGAAGAATTCCTGGCTGGATCCTCAGGAGAACCGATCCCCATCCatacag TGATCAGTGCGCCCCCGGTGGCCAGGCCTCTGTACTACAACTCCAGCCCAGTATCTGTGGACCCATCCAGCTGTGGCAGTGTCAGTCCTGCCAGGAAGACCGCCTCTGTTCTGGAACCCAGCCCAG GTGGGCAGAAGCGGAAGCCATCGGAGCCCCTCCCCCATGAGGAGACTAAGAAGCTCAGGATTGTCGGGGACATCCCCATGGAACTCATCAACGAAGTCATGGCAACCATCACCGACCCCGCCTCCATGCTGGGACCAGAG ACCAGTCTACTGTCGGCCCACTCGGCCCGTGATGAGGCGGCacgcctggaggagaggaggggggtgataGAGTTCCACGTCATTGGGAACTCCCTCAACCAGAAGCCCAACAAGAGGATCCTCATGTGGCTGGTGGGCCTCCAGAATGTCTTCTCTCACCAGCTGCCTCGCATGCCCAAAGAGTATATCACACGCCTCGTCTTTGACCC AAAGCACAAGACTCTGTCGCTGATCAAAGATGGCCGTGTGATCGGAGGGATCTGCTTCCGGATGTTCCCCTCACAGAGCTTCACAGAGATTGTATTCTGTGCAGTCACCTCCAACGAGCAGGTCAAG GGATACGGCACTCACCTGATGAACCATCTGAAGGAGTACCACATCAAGCACGACATCCTCAACTTCCTCACCTACGCAGACGAGTATGCCATTGGCTACTTCAAAAAGCAG ggcTTCTCTAAAGACATCAAGGTTCCCAAGGCCAAGTATCTGGGCTACATCAAAGACTATGAGGGAGCGACACTGATGGGCTGTGAGCTCAACCCCAGCATCCCTTACACGGAGTTCTCTGTCATTATCAAGAAGCAgaaagag ATCATAAAGAAACTGATAGAGAGGAAGCAAGCTCAGATCAGAAAGGTCTACCCAGGACTTTCCTGTTTTAAGGAAGGAGTTCGACAGATTCCCATCGAGAGCATTCCTGGAATAC GAGAAACTGGATGGAAACCGGTGGGCAAAGG GAAAGAGCTGAAGGATCCAGATCAGCTGTACAGCACCCTGAAGACCATCCTACAACATGTTAAG AGTCACCAGAATGCCTGGCCGTTCATGGAACCAGTGAAGAAGACTGAGGCTCCTGGCTACTACCAAGTCATCCGCTTCCCCATGG acctgaagacgATGTCTGAGCGTCTGAAGAGCAGGTACTACACCACGCGGAAGCTCTTCATGGCCGACATGCAGCGTATCTTCACCAACTGTCGCGAGTACAACCCTCCAGAGAGCCAGTACTACAAGTGTGCCAACCTGCTAGAGAAGTTCTTCTACACCAAGATCAAGGAGGCAGGTCTCATTGAGAAGTGA